A genomic window from Indicator indicator isolate 239-I01 chromosome 10, UM_Iind_1.1, whole genome shotgun sequence includes:
- the ITGB3BP gene encoding centromere protein R has translation MVAPWGRASSGRTLGGVKRALKLDTVKKYNPSDATPSKTKRKNLNYSPTTGTRQMSPFSSPVSCNAQNFRTGPSDGDGTTEQNDSESRLPRRGQPQAEQKVFMELQSKVKNSLDRILKIRASLTSLQALEGSKELENIIGVSDLSCALSAEVQKTQVLMTQAEELELWKRNHGKLPAREYVQTTSSSAFLTSLLDQVF, from the exons GGTTAAGAGAGCATTAAAGTTGGACACTGTTAAAAAATATAAT CCATCTGATGCAACACCTTcaaaaaccaaaaggaaaaatctaAACTACTCACCAACTACAGGAACTCGCCAGATGAGTCCATTTTCATCTCCTGTGAGTTGTAATGCACAAAACTTCAGAACTGGCCCATCAGATG GAGATGGAACCACAGAGCAGAATGATTCAGAAAGCAGATTACCCAGAAGAGGGCAGCctcaagcagagcagaaggt GTTTATGGAATTACAGTCCAAAGTGAAGAATTCATTGGATAGAATTCTGAAAATAAGAGCAAGTCTGACAAGCCTACAG gctTTAGAGGGCAGTAAAGAGCTTGAGAATATCATTGGTGTCTCGGACTTGTCTTGTGCCCTGAGTGCTGAAGTGCAGAAAACTCAAGTGCTAA TGACTCAAGCAGAAGAACTGGAGCTGTGGAAAAGGAACCATGGAAAACTTCCTGCCCGAG AGTACGTTCAGACTAcgagcagctctgccttcctgACCTCGCTCCTTGACCAAG TATTTTAA